GGCGCCCCCCGGCTTTCCGATCCGGAGAAAAGGCGGCTGGTCCGCGCGGTCTCGATCTCCTGAAGGCGGCGCTGCTCTTCCGGGCTGATGCCGGGATTGGGCGTGGCGATTCCGGGTGTCGGCACCGGCTGTCCGCGATCCTGGGTGCTGAGGATCGGCCGCCCGAGGTCACCGGGAAGTGGCGGACCGAGCTGCGGCACGCCACTGTAATCTCGCGGCAGGCCGGCCAGTCCGTCAGCGGTCGAGCGGTTCTCGGTCGAATAGAGTTCGTCGTTCGGCCGACCGCCGTCGCGTGTCTGAAGCGCGTAGATCAGCGCACCGCCGAGCCCAACGCTGGCGACAAGACCGAGGCCGGCGAGAACCTTCCGCGATAACCGCGTGACGCGGGGCGGTTCGGCGCGCAGGCGCATCGGCGCTGGCCCGACCGGCTCGCCGGTCAAGGGCTGCCCATCGTCGGGCACTTCCTCATTCCGGGGCGGGTTCTCGCTCATGAGGTCGGCCTTCCGTCGGTGCGGAAGATCCTGACGCGCTTCTGCTCGCGACCGGAGCCGAAACGCAGTTCGGCGGCGGCGAACAGGCGGTCGACGATCATGTGGTGGCCGCGAACGCGGTAGTTCACCAGCTCGGAGGTATTGCCCTCGGGGCCGACGACGAAGAGCGGCGGCATCTCGCCCTGACCGATGCCGCGCGGAAACTCGATGAAGACCTGGCGGCCGTCATCGAAGGCGCGCAGCGGCCGCCAGGGCGCGCGATCACCCTCGATCGCGTAGCGGAAGTTGACGTTGGCGAGATCGACTCCGCTCGCCACCGGCTGGGCGGCCTGCGCCTCGGCGTTCTGCCGGCGCAGGGCGATGAGCTGGTCCTGCGGATACTGCCAGGAGACCGATGCCATATAGGTCCGCTCGGTCGAGCGCAGCTCCATGTGATAGGTGCGCATGTTGGTGTTGATGACGAGGTTCGTCATCAGGTCGGCCCGCGTCGGCTTCACGAGGATATGGATTTGGCGCGTCGCGCCCGATCCGCTCTCGGTGTCGCCAATGATCCAGCGGACCGTGTCCCCGGCCGCCACCGGACCGGCGCCGACGAGCTGCTCGCCCGGCTGAAGCGCGATGTCGGTGATCTGCCCGACAGCAGTATAGACCTGATAGAGCGCCCCTTGCGTCCAGGGATAGACCTGCATGGAGTTGATGAAGCCGTCGCGCACCGGCTGGACGCGGGCCGCCTCATTGGCCTGATTGACGCGCGCCGTCGGGTTGGTCGGCTCGGGCGCGCGTCGCGTCTCCGGCACGGGCTGCAACTGGCCGGGTAGCGGCAGCGGCCGCGGCAGCTCGACCACGGTGACGGGCGCTGGCGGATCGACCGTCTGCACAGCCGGGGCCGCATTGTCGTAGGAGATTTCCGGCGGTGGATTGGTGGTCGCACAGCCGGC
This portion of the bacterium YEK0313 genome encodes:
- the ptlF_1 gene encoding Type IV secretion system protein PtlF precursor, giving the protein MKPSFRKAGNPASHTIVFAVLRKAAFPAVLLATSALAGCATTNPPPEISYDNAAPAVQTVDPPAPVTVVELPRPLPLPGQLQPVPETRRAPEPTNPTARVNQANEAARVQPVRDGFINSMQVYPWTQGALYQVYTAVGQITDIALQPGEQLVGAGPVAAGDTVRWIIGDTESGSGATRQIHILVKPTRADLMTNLVINTNMRTYHMELRSTERTYMASVSWQYPQDQLIALRRQNAEAQAAQPVASGVDLANVNFRYAIEGDRAPWRPLRAFDDGRQVFIEFPRGIGQGEMPPLFVVGPEGNTSELVNYRVRGHHMIVDRLFAAAELRFGSGREQKRVRIFRTDGRPTS